In Microbacterium maritypicum, the following are encoded in one genomic region:
- the panD gene encoding aspartate 1-decarboxylase — translation MRRTMLKSKIHRATVTASDLHYVGSITIDPLLLEAADILPHEQVQVVDVDNGARFETYTLTGERGSGVIQVNGAAARLVHTGDTIIVISYADYSREDLESYEPVVVHVDRDNAIIQVDGAVDRLLTEARA, via the coding sequence ATGCGACGCACGATGCTGAAGTCGAAGATCCACCGCGCGACCGTCACCGCCAGCGATCTGCACTACGTGGGCTCGATCACGATCGACCCCCTCCTGCTCGAGGCCGCCGACATCCTTCCGCACGAGCAGGTGCAGGTCGTCGACGTCGATAATGGCGCTCGCTTCGAGACGTACACGCTGACCGGTGAGCGCGGATCAGGCGTCATCCAGGTCAACGGGGCTGCGGCCCGCCTCGTGCACACGGGCGACACGATCATCGTCATCTCCTACGCCGACTACTCGCGTGAAGACCTCGAGAGCTACGAGCCGGTGGTGGTGCACGTCGACCGGGACAACGCGATCATCCAGGTCGATGGCGCCGTCGACCGACTGTTGACGGAGGCTCGCGCATGA
- the panC gene encoding pantoate--beta-alanine ligase, whose translation MRVLRAIPEVRAAVREARLENRTVGLVPTMGAFHDGHLSLMRAARAASDLVVVSLFVNPTQFGANEDLSSYPRDEARDAALAEAEGVDILFAPAASEIYPDGFATNIHVAGLTDVLDGASRGAHHFDGVATVVTKLFGIVRPDAAYFGQKDAQQVLVVRRVVRDLDLDVRIVACPIVREADGLAMSSRNVYLDDAARLQATALNRALDAAAAAFAAGEREGSSLVAAAHHVLDAAGISPEYLELRDAETLQPVVRVERDALLAVAAHVGAARLIDNHVLSAPDSDAADPDAADPGAVGPQATEPKGDA comes from the coding sequence ATGAGAGTCCTCCGCGCGATCCCCGAGGTGCGCGCGGCCGTCCGCGAGGCTCGGCTCGAGAACCGCACGGTCGGCCTCGTCCCCACGATGGGCGCGTTCCACGACGGACACCTCTCCCTCATGCGGGCCGCGCGCGCGGCATCCGACCTCGTCGTCGTCTCGCTCTTCGTCAACCCGACCCAGTTCGGCGCGAACGAAGATCTCAGCTCCTACCCGCGCGATGAGGCCCGCGACGCCGCGCTCGCCGAGGCCGAGGGCGTCGACATCCTCTTCGCTCCCGCCGCATCCGAGATCTACCCCGACGGGTTCGCGACGAACATCCACGTCGCCGGCCTCACCGACGTGCTCGACGGCGCGAGCCGCGGAGCGCACCACTTCGACGGCGTCGCCACGGTCGTCACGAAGCTGTTCGGGATCGTCCGGCCGGATGCCGCGTACTTCGGGCAGAAGGATGCGCAGCAGGTGCTCGTCGTCCGCCGCGTCGTGCGCGATCTCGACCTCGACGTGCGGATCGTCGCGTGCCCGATCGTGCGAGAGGCCGACGGACTCGCCATGAGCTCGCGCAATGTCTACCTCGACGACGCCGCGCGGCTGCAGGCGACCGCGCTGAACCGGGCGCTGGATGCGGCGGCCGCGGCGTTCGCGGCGGGGGAGCGCGAGGGCTCTTCGCTCGTGGCCGCAGCCCATCATGTGCTCGATGCCGCCGGAATCTCGCCGGAGTATCTGGAGCTCCGCGATGCTGAGACCCTGCAGCCGGTCGTCCGCGTCGAGCGGGACGCGCTGCTCGCGGTCGCCGCGCATGTGGGGGCCGCCCGGCTGATCGACAACCATGTGCTGTCCGCCCCCGATTCGGATGCCGCCGACCCGGATGCCGCTGATCCGGGTGCCGTCGGACCGCAGGCCACCGAACCGAAGGGCGACGCCTGA
- a CDS encoding DUF2520 domain-containing protein — MQTPTTLAPGTTIAIVGAGRLGRVLARSLRRAGFDVLGPLRRDQSMPNADIALLCVPDSAIPAVAFVARPHVRLVGHVSGATSLDDVDFSLHPLQTFTGAETPDVFHGIGAAVDGRTDDARAVAEQLARALGARPFAVADADRPAYHAAASFASNFVLTVLDAAEQLAAAAGILSGEARELFAPLVRQTVENWTDAGAQEALTGPIARGDGETVARQRSAAGELDLQELFDALAAATQAIASRADDPVRMSGGSTDAGRNAADPPDIRPFSRQVTGEPKELSGEATAAPKEPSA; from the coding sequence ATGCAGACCCCCACCACCCTCGCGCCAGGAACGACCATCGCCATCGTCGGCGCCGGTCGTCTCGGACGCGTGCTCGCGCGCTCCCTGCGCAGGGCGGGGTTCGACGTCCTCGGCCCCCTCCGCCGCGATCAGTCGATGCCGAACGCCGACATCGCCCTGCTCTGCGTTCCGGACTCCGCCATCCCGGCCGTCGCGTTCGTCGCTCGACCGCACGTGCGGCTCGTCGGTCACGTCTCGGGTGCCACCTCGCTCGACGACGTCGACTTCAGCCTCCACCCCCTGCAGACCTTCACCGGAGCAGAGACGCCCGACGTGTTCCACGGCATCGGCGCCGCAGTCGACGGCCGCACCGACGACGCCCGCGCGGTCGCCGAACAGCTGGCCCGCGCGCTCGGGGCGCGGCCGTTCGCCGTTGCCGACGCCGACCGCCCGGCTTATCACGCGGCCGCCTCGTTCGCCTCGAACTTCGTGCTCACGGTGCTCGATGCGGCGGAGCAGCTCGCCGCGGCCGCCGGCATCCTCTCGGGCGAAGCTCGCGAACTCTTCGCCCCGCTCGTCCGGCAGACGGTCGAGAACTGGACGGATGCCGGCGCGCAGGAAGCCCTCACCGGACCGATCGCCCGCGGCGACGGGGAGACGGTCGCCCGGCAGAGGTCGGCCGCCGGAGAGCTCGACCTTCAGGAACTGTTCGACGCCCTCGCCGCCGCGACTCAGGCGATCGCCTCTCGCGCCGACGACCCGGTACGGATGTCGGGAGGAAGTACGGATGCAGGGAGAAACGCCGCCGATCCGCCCGACATCCGTCCCTTCTCCCGACAGGTGACCGGTGAGCCGAAGGAGCTGTCCGGCGAAGCGACCGCCGCCCCGAAGGAGCCTTCCGCATGA
- a CDS encoding NADP-dependent oxidoreductase, which translates to MKAVRFHEVGGPEVLQYGEVEQPNPGAGQVRLRVAASAFSAADNGMRAGFLPIPLTLPHIPGYDVSGTVDAVGEGVTGFAIGDPVIGFLPMGEDGGAAEYAIAPADALVSAPTSVPLADAAAFPSVALAARQALFDDGDLQADQRVLIVGAGGVVGKYAIALAARAGAHVIATASPRSADAVRAAGAHEIIDHTVTSVLDAVSEPVDMLLNLAPIEPEEFTNLVALVRDGGVVVSTTAWMPAPDDVDRNVRSVVVFVRSDSARLAELVGLVDSSELHLEVTRRIPLVELPALHAEAAAGPVAGKVIVVP; encoded by the coding sequence ATGAAGGCAGTACGGTTCCACGAAGTGGGCGGCCCCGAAGTCCTGCAGTACGGCGAGGTCGAGCAGCCGAACCCCGGCGCCGGTCAGGTGCGGCTGCGCGTCGCCGCCTCGGCATTCAGTGCGGCGGACAACGGCATGCGGGCGGGCTTCCTACCGATCCCGCTGACGCTGCCGCACATTCCCGGCTACGACGTCTCCGGAACGGTGGATGCCGTCGGCGAGGGTGTCACGGGCTTCGCGATCGGCGACCCCGTGATCGGCTTCCTGCCGATGGGCGAAGACGGCGGCGCGGCGGAGTACGCGATCGCGCCGGCGGATGCCCTGGTGTCGGCCCCGACGAGTGTTCCGCTCGCCGACGCCGCCGCATTCCCTTCGGTCGCGCTCGCCGCACGGCAGGCACTCTTCGACGACGGCGACCTGCAGGCGGACCAGCGGGTGCTCATCGTCGGCGCCGGGGGAGTCGTCGGGAAGTACGCGATCGCCCTGGCCGCCCGAGCGGGAGCGCACGTCATCGCGACCGCGAGCCCGCGGAGCGCGGACGCGGTGCGAGCCGCCGGTGCGCACGAGATCATCGACCACACCGTCACGTCGGTGCTCGATGCGGTCTCCGAGCCGGTCGACATGCTCCTCAACCTCGCCCCGATCGAGCCGGAGGAGTTCACCAACCTGGTGGCACTGGTTCGAGATGGAGGCGTCGTCGTGAGCACGACCGCCTGGATGCCGGCGCCCGACGACGTCGACCGCAACGTGCGCTCGGTCGTCGTGTTCGTCCGCAGCGACTCTGCACGACTGGCGGAGCTCGTCGGGCTCGTCGACTCGAGTGAGCTGCACCTCGAGGTCACGCGGCGCATCCCGTTGGTCGAGCTTCCGGCTCTGCACGCCGAGGCGGCTGCCGGGCCGGTCGCCGGCAAGGTCATCGTCGTGCCGTGA
- a CDS encoding MFS transporter, with protein sequence MTTLTSLPTLAAPRSTRRWLALSILALAQFLVVLDASIVNIALPVLGRQLGMDTAALAWVITAYVLAFGGLLLLGGRLADRYGHRRVFLIGTAGFVAASALAGLSVSSEMLLAARALQGVSAALLAPAALALLTQLFPDDAERTKALGVWGAVAGIGSAAGVLLGGVLTATLGWQSVFFVNVPVGALVLIAIPLLITRDGIRTPGRLDAAGAVTVTAALVALVGALSAVEQVGFVHPLPLGLLALALILGVAFVAIERRAAEPLVPLRVFRNRNLALGNIVMLLGGATMVALFFALSVYMQAVLGYDALTAGLTQLPLAGVLVIVAGGVPAVIARVGTRPVLIGALLVLAAGLLWLAASPADAAFLTHLLGPTLLIGIGLGGGVVATTQLAVDGVGGAEAGLAGGLVNTSQQIGGAIGLAVLGTVAGLRTAALSAEGASSAEALTGGFSWLFLAAAGLAVIGAGIVAVWRRD encoded by the coding sequence ATGACCACCCTCACCTCCCTCCCGACGCTCGCCGCACCGCGCAGCACGCGCCGCTGGCTCGCCCTCAGCATCCTCGCGCTCGCGCAGTTCCTCGTGGTGCTCGACGCCTCGATCGTGAACATCGCCCTCCCCGTCCTCGGCCGGCAGCTCGGCATGGACACCGCCGCCCTCGCCTGGGTCATCACCGCCTATGTGCTCGCGTTCGGCGGACTGCTCCTCCTCGGCGGACGCCTCGCCGACCGCTACGGACACCGCCGCGTGTTCCTGATCGGAACGGCCGGATTCGTGGCGGCATCCGCCCTCGCCGGGCTCTCGGTGTCGAGCGAGATGCTCCTCGCCGCCCGCGCCCTGCAGGGCGTCTCGGCTGCGCTCCTCGCCCCCGCCGCCCTCGCGCTGCTGACCCAGCTGTTCCCGGACGACGCCGAGCGCACCAAGGCGCTGGGTGTGTGGGGAGCCGTCGCCGGCATCGGATCGGCCGCGGGGGTACTGCTCGGCGGAGTGCTCACGGCGACCCTCGGCTGGCAGTCGGTGTTCTTCGTGAACGTGCCGGTCGGTGCGCTCGTGCTCATCGCCATCCCGCTGCTCATCACCCGTGACGGCATCCGAACCCCCGGGCGCCTGGATGCCGCCGGCGCCGTGACCGTCACCGCCGCACTGGTCGCCCTCGTCGGCGCTCTCAGCGCAGTCGAGCAGGTCGGCTTCGTGCACCCGCTCCCGCTGGGCCTGCTCGCCCTCGCGCTGATCCTCGGCGTCGCCTTCGTGGCGATCGAGCGCCGCGCTGCCGAGCCCCTCGTCCCGCTCCGCGTGTTCCGCAACCGCAACCTCGCCCTCGGCAACATCGTCATGCTGCTCGGCGGCGCCACCATGGTCGCGCTCTTCTTCGCCCTCTCGGTGTACATGCAGGCCGTGCTCGGATACGACGCCCTCACCGCAGGCCTCACGCAGCTGCCCCTCGCCGGCGTGCTCGTGATCGTCGCCGGCGGTGTGCCCGCCGTGATCGCCCGCGTCGGCACGCGGCCGGTGCTGATCGGGGCGCTGCTCGTCCTGGCCGCGGGGCTCCTCTGGCTCGCCGCATCCCCGGCGGATGCCGCGTTCCTCACGCACCTGCTCGGCCCCACCCTCCTGATCGGGATCGGACTCGGCGGCGGGGTCGTCGCGACCACGCAGCTCGCGGTCGACGGCGTCGGAGGGGCAGAGGCCGGACTCGCCGGCGGACTCGTCAACACCAGCCAGCAGATCGGCGGCGCGATCGGACTGGCTGTGCTCGGCACGGTCGCCGGTCTGCGCACGGCAGCGCTGTCGGCAGAGGGGGCGTCGTCTGCCGAGGCGCTCACCGGCGGATTCTCCTGGCTGTTCCTCGCGGCGGCAGGGCTCGCGGTCATCGGGGCCGGGATCGTCGCGGTCTGGCGTCGCGACTGA
- a CDS encoding TetR/AcrR family transcriptional regulator, which yields MSSARSSILSTADARRPVVAAAALAAFARSGYHGTTVADVAREAKISPAYVFKLYSGKEALFVVALEACFDAIVSALEEGADAAADTSPEGVLDAMGDAYAHLISDRKLLMLQVHAQSVAEIPAIGEALRAGLERVTTFAKTRSRASDDDVQRFIAYGQLCHLIVTTQLDGRPGDWVALLTKGITHPD from the coding sequence ATGTCCAGCGCCCGCAGTTCCATCCTCTCCACGGCCGACGCTCGCCGGCCTGTCGTGGCCGCGGCGGCTCTGGCGGCGTTCGCGCGCAGCGGCTATCACGGCACGACCGTCGCCGACGTGGCGCGCGAGGCCAAGATCTCCCCGGCCTACGTCTTCAAGCTGTACTCCGGCAAGGAGGCGCTGTTCGTCGTGGCGCTCGAGGCGTGCTTCGACGCGATCGTCTCCGCCCTCGAAGAAGGGGCGGATGCTGCCGCCGACACCTCACCCGAAGGCGTGCTCGACGCGATGGGCGACGCCTACGCGCACCTCATCTCCGACCGGAAGCTGCTGATGCTGCAGGTGCACGCGCAGTCGGTCGCCGAGATCCCCGCGATCGGGGAGGCGCTGCGCGCAGGGCTCGAACGTGTCACGACGTTCGCGAAGACCCGCTCGCGGGCGAGCGACGACGACGTGCAGCGCTTCATCGCCTACGGGCAGCTGTGCCACTTGATCGTCACCACGCAGCTCGACGGACGTCCGGGGGACTGGGTCGCCCTGTTGACCAAGGGGATCACACACCCCGACTGA